GTTAGTAATTGATTTTGAATAATTAATGGAACTGTTTTAGTTTGGCAGTATTTTAGTTTCAACTGATGATAAAAATTGAGAATTAAGTCTCTGTCACCATAAACGCTCAGGTTTCTTTATCATAAGTGGATTACAGTGATGAAaatacataaaagaaaaaaatttaaagaatttccaaaaccaaaaagaaagaaaaaaaggaaaagaatttaATTTATTACACACATGCAATTAATATATATACCATACTACCTATGCCAACCAATGAGCTTGGCTGCTATATTACTGTAACAGTGTTGTGTACTACTTTATATCACTTCCTttcgttctttctttctttcttcttctatactTCTATAGTAGCAAAAAAAAAAGCTCTGTTTTTTTGCTACTTTTGAGGTTTCCTTAGCCTGCATAAATTGACGCAACATTTAAGTGAATGGGTTGTTCGTTTTCAGAAGATTTTGTGATCTTGGCAATTAATTCTGAGCTGCACATTTATTCACTTGATTCttgaaaagttgattttttttttaaaagctgcAACTTAGTTCAAgtttccttctttcctttttttgaCTATAAATAAATTGGGGCGGTTGCTGCTTAAGTGAACAAAAGGAATAGTTCAATTACAAGAGGAGTGTGTACTTCTTTATTGCAGAGATCTGGTTTACAAGAAAGAGACATCTTAGTACTACAACAAGGTAAGAAAATgggaaaaatgttttttttttttgttgttgttgatggggTGGTTTTTTTGGATCTAGGGAATTCTTGGTTTTTGTTTTCTTGGGAAACTGGGGATGTGGAAGAGGGGAGTTTTCAAGTTGAATTTTCAATAGTTACTCGACTAATTGTTATTTTGATATCAATTTTTTAAGTGACGTTCTGAAATAATAAttattagttgagtgaccataTGAGAAATCAATTGGGAGTTTTTCAGCATTAAGGGGGACTCGTGTGTGTATTCTATTTTTTGTCTCATTTTGTGTCTTTTTTGTTGGTGAGATCTGCCAGAAATTGATAATGTTGAGTGGGAAGCAAGCAGAGGAAGCAATTGTCCCAAACTTCAATGAAAGTGAACAAGATGGTATTGGCAGTAGCAAGGAAGAAGTTGAGAAATTAGATGGAGAAGATCAGTCACTTTTCAATGTCAAGAGTTTCCTCTGGCATGGCGGCTCTGCTTGGGATGCTTGGTTCAGTTGTGCTTCTAATCAAGTATGAAACTTAAAAAACAAAATCATTTCAGATGGTCACTCCGCTAATCGTTATTATCTCAGAAAGTCATAGTCTGTTTCTTGTGGAAGGAATTGAAATGCGACTTCttgagataataactattagttTACCGTCCCATCATAAAGAAATTTCTTGTTTTGTTGACCATTTTGATGAATTTATTTTACAGGTTGCACAGGTGCTATTGACATTACCATACTCTTTTTCTCAACTTGGTATGGTGTCAGGCATAGTCCTACAAATCTTCTATGGTCTTGTTGGTAGCTGGACTGCATACCTCATTAGTGTTCTCTATGTTGAATATAgagcaagaaaagaaaaagaaggtgTTAGCTTCAAAAATCATGTCATTCAGGTTTGTAATGATTTTCAATCTTTTTTTTATTCCAAAATTCATTATACAATAAATTCAATGTGGTCCGACCCTTCTCTAAATTTCCCTTTTTGCACCCTTTTTATTCTAAAATTCGTTTCTTGCGATCAATACATATTTCAAGAAATAGCAAACTAACTCATATTTTATCATCACAATGGCAGTGGTTTGAAGTGCTTGATGGACTATTGGGACCATACTGGAAAGCAGCAGGCCTTGCCTTTAACTGTACTTTCCTTCTGTTTGGATCTGTCATACAACTAATTGCCTGTGCAAGGTATGGACTTTCACTTTTTAGCCATGAAAATCATTCCCCTTCATTTTAAAAAGTACTCCCTTTGTGCCAATATACGCAACACAGTTCGGATTTCAAGAGTCTCGAAAAATTGGTTTGACTTTCGAAATTTAGCTTGAAGTAGGATTTGGTTAAAAACTTGAtcttgatgttttttttttttttggatttggaACAGTAACATATATTACATCAATGATCACTTGGACAAGAGGACATGGACTTACATATTTGGAGCTTGTTGTGCTACTACTGTCTTCATTCCTTCTTTCCACAACTATAGGATTTGGtctttccttggacttggaaTGACCACTTATACTGCATGGTACTTAACTGTTGCAGCTCTTGTTCATGGCCAGGTAAATAATCAAAAATAAATTTATGACAAAATTGTCAATAAGTTAaattttacttttcaattttcatTTTTTGGGTATCAATTAGTAAAAGTTATTTTTGTGTGTATAGGTTGAAAATGTTCAACACACTGCTCCACATAAGGTAGTGTTGTATTTCACTGGTGCTACCAATATTCTTTACACCTTTGGTGGACATGCTGTTACtgtgtaagttttttttttttacccaatCTTTCTTCTTAACTTTAAATACAAATGTTACATATctgttgcaatttattttatattatatatgaataATATTATGTAGTCATTTTTATCCATATATTACTTCTTTTTATCTGCTATTTGTTTCTACACGGTTTCTCTTTGCAGCTTTTGCCTCCTACCTCGATTTTTGTAAATACCGACAAAATCATGAGAAAATAACCTTTCTTTTAATTTTGTAGGGTAGGAAAACAACAATATATTACCCCATTCCATTTTCCCTTCACATGAAAAAACCAACAGTGAAAAAAGGACCTCCATTTCAATAGTACTACAAAATTTTCTCACTTTTATTCCCACTTAAATATAACTTTAATTTCCCCACTATTCCCATATTATTGCCTATGATCTTATCCTCGTATCTTGGCACGTTCTTGGTACATGGGAACTAGCTAAGCCAAAGAGTTGTTTAGTCATTAAATGCGTCCCATTAAGAGTACTTCATTACATAGACAGCTTAGAATTTGTATTTAAAGAATCCAATGCCCCATATTGTCAAAGTACTATACTACTTTATATGTCTTCTGTAATTATGGCATATGATTAGATTCCATATTCTTATTTCACTTTATTAAGTTATATACGAATGTAAAAGAGTTCGTACACACCATTTAAAACATAACTAGATGCAACTGTTCATAATAAGTGTGATATAACTTGAAAATAAGGCAGGCACAATATGTCAAATTATATTGATAGTGCAAATATTTGTTTATAGTACTCTGTGTGTGTGTTTAATCCTTCTCATATTTATGATATATTAACTTTAATGCATTGCAAACACAATTGAAATTAGCGACGAACTTCGTCATTTATCTGTTGCTAAATAGCTcgtaactaattttttttttataattcgtCGCTAAATAGGATTAGTGGAGAAATTTGTTGTTTCTTAGTAGTGATGATTAGCTAATTAACTCAGTTTTTTTGTTTAAATGTAATTCAGGGAAATTATGCATGCAATGTGGAAACCACAGAAGTTCAAGTACATATACTTAATAGCCACATTGTATGTTTTCACCCTAACACTACCATCAGCTTCAGCAGTTTACTGGGCATTCGGAGATCAACTTTTAAACCATAGTAACGCGTTCTCACTTCTTCCCAAAAACGGGTGGCGCGATGCTGCTGTGATCTTGATGTTGATTCACCAGTTCATCACGTTCGGATTCGCGTGTACTCCATTGTACTTTGTGTGGGAGAAAGTTATAGGGATGCATGACACAAAAAGCATATGTTTAAGGGCACTTGCTAGATTGCCTGTGGTTATACCAATATGGTTCTTGGCTATTATTTTCCCATTTTTTGGACCTATCAACTCTGCAGTCGGGGCTCTTTTGGTTAGTTTCACAGTCTACATCATACCAGCTGCTGCCCATATGCTCACTTATCGGAAATCCTCCGCTCGTCAGGTACGCATTTATTTCTCTACCTCCCTATTGTACTTTGTGTAAGTCTGTCATTTCTATGTTAAGAGCCAGCTGCTGCCCATATGCTCACTTATCGGAAATCCTCCGCTCGTCAGGTACGCATTTATTTCTCTACCTCCCTATTGTACTTTGTGTAAGTCTGTCATTTCTATGTTAAGAGGATTCATCATAAATTGATACTCGAAATTATGAGTTAATGAACGTCTTCTGAGTGAAAATAAGGGGTGAAAAGAACGTTTGTGATAAGGTAATTAGAAATAATTATGTCCAAACATGTTATATTAAACCTTTGTTGTGCAATGGCATTTTATACATAGATAAATTGACCAAAAAATTCACGGGGTTGTTTAAAAGACTTATGAGACATATTCCCTTTGTTGACTCTTTTTACCTTATGATCCAATTATAATAATGTAAATGATTTAAGTTGTATACACTGACTGTATAAAAGATGTTTCGAACAATCTGTATATTTTAATCGTAATAGTGCGTTAATTACTAGTAGTACTATTTTTATTGTGTTATACGATTAATGTTGATCATAGAGATTTATCTATAAGTACCTTATGAGCCATTCGATCATGTAAATAATTTTTACACCGTTAGTTTGCATTATTAAAACTCTTTATCTAAAGTACAATGGTGGGGGAGAGAGAAGGGAGGACACAAAGGTACAACAAATGCATTAATGGCTTGGATTTGGAAATATATGGTAGGGAAGAAGATATAGGTGGAAAGTCCATTTCATTTAGTTATAAGATACAGTCTCCCTGTTGTATTATGCCTGAGATGAGCTGGCTACTAGTTGACTGACAACCTTATGCCCCCTTGAGTTTGACATATTTACTATACTTCCTTATGAATTTAACATTTTCTTACAATGTTGGTCCCTAGCTACGTACTTAACTCACTTCTTCCCCAAAATTATGCTATATTTGTGTTCATCAAATTGGACCATTTTTCTAAATTAAGGTTACATTTTGATTTTGAACTTGCAGAATGCAGCAGAGAAACCACCATTTTTCATGCCAAGTTGGACTGTTATGTATGTCATTAACATCTTTATAGTGGTTTGGGTTTTTATTGTTGGATTCGGGTTCGGAGGTTGGGCTAGCATGACCAATTTCGTCAGACAAGTCGATACGTTTGGCCTTTTCGCTAAGTGTTATCAATGCAAACCTTCACTTCCTCCGGCGAGTCTATCACCACATCCGGCACCCGTCCACCACTGAGAAGCTGACCTAGATCCGCCTCGATCGACGCCAAAGGATGTCCGGAAAATTTTAAACTTAGACTATCTTGTATTATATACATGGGGTTGTAGTAATACTTCCCTTACATGTGGTGTGTGTGCCAGAATTTTCATTTTTTCCCCCCAAGTTTCAATTTGTTCTTACAACATTAGATATAATAGTGTGTTGAATTGTGATGAATCCTTTGCTATCAAAAGCATAGGCTAATTAAATCAAGTTGTGTTAGTTTTTAAAAGTTCTTTCTTCCCCACTCTTGGTGGAGTAGTAAATGATTGTTGTTATAAAAAGAGGATTTTATATAGTTGTATTGTTGAAACCTTGTGCCTTTGCAATGTCATTATTACTTGTCATGTTTCCGGAGTATATAATTAATCTCTTTTACAAGTTTAAAGAATTGCCAACACGGCCATGATCCAGTACAAGTAGCTTAATGGCTCAAACGACAGTCCAATGATCAAGAGGTCACACTTTCAATTCTAGTAATCTCACAAACATAACTCTGAAGGTTTTGTTCTATAAATCGTCATAGTTCCAATAACAAAGAAGGATTTAAGTTGTGTATATTGATTGGTGCGTAGATTTTTCACTTGATTGATACCATTTTTTTGTTGTTACATGTTATTAAAACCCATCATCTTAAAAAATATAGAAGATTCCTTTTAAGATCAAATAATTCTATCGAATTTGGTATAATTATATATTTGGTAACATCTAACTATATTCAGGATTTGACCCGAACTATTTGGTAGATTTCCACGCGTTATACACCCATTCGCCATTTTGTTCTCAACTAGGTCTTCTCACCTTCGGGGCGAGACAAGCTACTTTAGCTAGGAGCCTACCTATCATTTTTATCAAATTACTAATTACTAATATTTATCATTAGGATATATCTAAGTATATTAATAACTGATCTTTGTGTAAATATCTTTTACGGTTAGAACACAAGAATAACCAAGTTTCATATGTGATCCTTTTGACTTGAGATTCCTCTTTAGAGGAGTGGGTCTTGGACCCAAAGTTTTCCTCTCACATGGAATGCACGTTTGGTTGCTAAAACCTTGTCATGTGCCACTCTTTCCTCCTACATATTCTCTCACATGCTTATCAAAATCTTGAACATGCATGAACCTCCCACtttaaagtctctacttcatttttctattatttaatttttcttttgtttaattAAGTGTTGAATGAACCTGAATTAGATTGAAGACCCTTTGACTCTATATAACGTTAAACTTAATTTATTATTCTCCCGTAATATCCGGGATTAAGGTGTCGTTATGTTGTTTCTTTGGAATAATTAAATCTAAACTTTTTGGGATGTTAATGGATATGAGCAAAAATGGGGTTATATACTATTAATTAATATAGGTCAAATTTTTAAAGTTTGGACAATAGGTAAGTGAGAAAACAGAAAAAGTGGTTTAGTTGGCAATTAGTGTGAGTTGGGTCGCCGAATTTGGTATTCCACTTTTGGAAATGGATCAATAAAGTGCATATGTCATTTCAAAAGAGAAAATAGATTGAATCCAAATCCAATATGCAAAGTGAAGATGGCAGTCACGGCATTTTATGCTTAAATAAATGATACgtctatcattttttttttcttttattgatcTTGTAATATGATAGCATACTTTtccttctttgtttttttttttaatttaatttctttttgaatACAATTTgctacacacacacaaaaaaaaaaaaaaaaaaaggaggttcTTTTTTCTTTGATATTGGCATTACAATTATTGGCTCGCCACTGAGTCAGGCCGGATCTAGCACTACGATTACGAGTTCAGCCTCTGTGCTGAGTGATTGATTTAGGTGTTAGCGGCGGATGAAACGTTGCGACACCGCATTTATTTGGATCCATGAAGTATAAGTTTATGTGTGAGTCTCTATTAAAATTGTAACATGTACGGCATCAAGTTTGAACCATAAATTTTAAAATGTAAAAAGTTCAAACCTTTTAGACCTCGAAGGTTGAACCATAGAACTTTAAGTTCTAAATCCTCATTTGTGTATGTGTGTAATAATGCGGTCACATTCACTATGCTCGGGTCACACAGTTAATATATAGttgacaatttttttattttaactgTAAAAAAGTAATTATACTTTTGCTCATATCCACTGCCATTGTGTTTCAATAACAATAATTTGCATACACTTGCTTATAATTATGAATTGGCCGCTAATTGATAGGAATTGAGCTTTCAATAATTTGGTCATAATACTTCAAAGATTACGTGGAATTAGACacaaaaatataaaaagaaaaaataatactaAAGTGAAATACATACATTAGTCTCATACACTATAGAAGTAGTACTTCTTGATCATTTCTATGAACCTAAAGCCCctactgaaatattcttttgaCTGATTTGTAAGCCTACTTGGATCCGGAGTATTTTACTTGTAAGCATGGAATTCTTTAATTTGTAATGATGTGTTCATTGATTTCAGAACATCCCGTATCTTGATTCATCTATCTAGATAATTTGCTTGATTTTGGAGGCTTGAAGCATTGACTTGGTAATTTCCATAATGTGAATTTCTtgtgaaaaaaataaaacaagtaaatctTGGGTCATGGAATTAGAGAGATCAATGTGAATAAACTAAAAAAACAGGAGATTAGTCAAATTCTTAAATTGAAGAATACGCATGAGCACGTGGAAACATTGGTAAGATCTAAATCTTGTCTCCACAAGTGTGGACTTTTGGTTCATTCAAAACGTAGCAAAAGTAGTTGTGTTTGTTGAATCATGCTAATGATGACTTAAGATTTGTTTATTAACGGCTTTAAGTACAGGGTAATCTTCCTCGTTCACTTCAACTTTTTGTATAGGATAACATTAATTTATCCAGGATTATCAAGTGTGAATATATAACTCTAAGAAGTAAAACTCAAATTGTGTTGCTAGTGGACTTTCTTTCATAAATTTCTTTCCTTTTGTTATGCTCTATATAAGCCGTTACCTTACATATTCCTTCTTGCTGTGAAAAAAATTGCAAACAAATGATAGAGTAGTTAAACAGGTTAGGTTCGAGTACGTAAAAGATAACTGCTAGATCTATAAATCTTTAGTATTATAAAACTCCTAATTTGTGTTACGATTTTTAAAAACATGAACCCCAAACAAGTCAAATGATTTAAAGAATTCAAATAGCAACTCCGTCTAGCTTGAGATTTGGGGTTTTGTTTGGGGGGTGGGGGCTGGGCACAAATAGCCAATGCAAGACCTTATTTAAGACATAGCCGAAGTGCACAAAAATTTTGCAAGTTTTTCACTTTAAAATCAACTTCAGACTTATGAATTTGAAGTTTTAAAAAGAATGAACACATACATATGAAGTTTGGCCTGACAGTTCATACATTTTTCACTGAAGTTTGGCCAAGCAGTCCCAAACTTCAAATACACTAGTAGAAAAGGAGCAATGCTTTTGTCTGAAATTTGCCAATACTAACTATAGATTTTGAAAAACTAAATACTGTAGTACTTAAGTAAAAAGGTGAAAACTGACGATCCCATTAAATTTTGACGTTTGAGGTGTAATAATTCTTTTCCACTGTTCTGGAAGATAATTAAGTGAACAAGCATACAAGGGAGCGACTCAAACTCCATCTTAGAAGGAAGTTAAATTATAGTATTAATATTTGGTTTTTATAAgttataaattattttggaatACAATACGAAAATTGATAATAAGGTTACTCGAAGTGGTAACGAGCAGAGTTTATTGGCCGAAATTCTTGCCAAAGCAACAACGTTAAGATGTCAAGATTAAAGAGTGTAATTTTCTCGAGTGTGCAACTAGGATTTGTTAGTAGTTCAACTAgtttttaaataattttattaggaTTATAATATTCAGAAGTAATTTGAATATTCGTCCCACAGCTTCATTCAAAAGTTGACTGAGAATTTCATTTCATAACAGTAGAAAAGTAGAATGACCAAATGGTCTCAAACTTGACATCCATCAACAGGCCAGTGGAGAAATGGTCATGGGCGCTGCTCTGCTGAAAGTTCAGTATTGAAATCCTGTGAGATCCATAGTCTCAAAGAGGGGTTCTTATGGGTTTAGTAAAGCCCATATAGATAATCTTAGACTTGGGCTAGAAGGAGTAAAACTATATTGGGCTTCTATGTTGGGTCATGTGGCCTAGTTTCCTTTCCTGAAGGTCTAATCAATTCATATTCCCTCAggttcaaaatcatttttttgcgcgcATTGTCATTCTTTTGGGGTGGC
The nucleotide sequence above comes from Lycium barbarum isolate Lr01 chromosome 3, ASM1917538v2, whole genome shotgun sequence. Encoded proteins:
- the LOC132630741 gene encoding auxin transporter-like protein 4 gives rise to the protein MLSGKQAEEAIVPNFNESEQDGIGSSKEEVEKLDGEDQSLFNVKSFLWHGGSAWDAWFSCASNQVAQVLLTLPYSFSQLGMVSGIVLQIFYGLVGSWTAYLISVLYVEYRARKEKEGVSFKNHVIQWFEVLDGLLGPYWKAAGLAFNCTFLLFGSVIQLIACASNIYYINDHLDKRTWTYIFGACCATTVFIPSFHNYRIWSFLGLGMTTYTAWYLTVAALVHGQVENVQHTAPHKVVLYFTGATNILYTFGGHAVTVEIMHAMWKPQKFKYIYLIATLYVFTLTLPSASAVYWAFGDQLLNHSNAFSLLPKNGWRDAAVILMLIHQFITFGFACTPLYFVWEKVIGMHDTKSICLRALARLPVVIPIWFLAIIFPFFGPINSAVGALLVSFTVYIIPAAAHMLTYRKSSARQNAAEKPPFFMPSWTVMYVINIFIVVWVFIVGFGFGGWASMTNFVRQVDTFGLFAKCYQCKPSLPPASLSPHPAPVHH